A part of Paenibacillus donghaensis genomic DNA contains:
- the hrpB gene encoding ATP-dependent helicase HrpB, protein MNTLPINKVIPELKDILAASTAAVLIAEPGAGKTTGVPPALLDEPWLSGQKILMLEPRRLAARSAASYMARLYGEPVGQTVGYRMRMDTKVSRHTRIEVVTEGVLTRMLQQDPSLEGVGLLIFDEFHERSLHADLGLALALEAQSVLREELRILVMSATLDGERVSALLGGVPVVNCPGRIYPVETIYAPAAALPVEKAAAGAVQRALVEQPGDILVFLPGEREIRRTESELRHSSLASGVVITPLYGQLPQAEQDAAVAAAVPGRRKVVLATSIAETSLTIEGVRTVIDTGLRRTQVFSPRTGMPSLTTVPVSRASADQRQGRAGRTAPGVCYRLWSREEHGRLPENTAPEILEADLAQLALELALWGVPEPSALPWLDAPPAAPYAQATALLRQLGALDAGGAITPHGRSMAALGAHPRIAHMLLRAAALGAAPLACRLAALLQERDLFKGPAAADSDITLRVEALLRFERSADAGGAEAAALRAVVRESRNYLAQLKAAPEGPTGSSGCGLLLSFAYPDRIGQKRGEGAFLLSGGRGAALQPGQPLARSAYIVAAAVDDRATQGRILLAAELAEEELLKHHADRLAEQPEVYWDAGSGSVKKRRRTLLGVLVLKETTHEQPTPEETETLLLSVLASQGLELLPWDKQSQQLRQRMSFMHAWQADWPDVSDEALGASLEAWLKPYIHGMRSLRDLSRVPLPRALEGLLDWKQRQALDQEAPTHITVPSGTRVAVDYSNPLAPALAVRLQEMFGQLDTPRIGGGKVPIVLHLLSPARRPVQVTADLGSFWRSTYFEVKKDLKGRYPKHYWPDDPLQADPTSRVRPRK, encoded by the coding sequence ATGAATACTCTTCCTATTAATAAGGTTATACCTGAACTTAAGGATATACTTGCGGCCTCTACAGCAGCGGTGCTGATTGCTGAGCCGGGTGCAGGCAAAACGACTGGAGTTCCGCCGGCTCTTCTGGATGAGCCATGGCTGAGCGGGCAGAAAATCCTGATGCTGGAACCGCGCAGGCTGGCTGCCCGCTCTGCTGCTTCTTATATGGCGAGGCTGTACGGAGAACCGGTAGGGCAAACGGTTGGCTACCGCATGCGGATGGATACGAAGGTTAGCAGACATACACGGATTGAAGTAGTCACAGAGGGTGTGCTCACCCGGATGCTGCAGCAGGACCCTTCTTTGGAGGGAGTGGGACTGCTGATTTTTGATGAGTTCCATGAACGCAGCCTGCATGCCGACCTGGGTCTGGCGCTGGCACTGGAGGCGCAGTCGGTGCTGCGCGAGGAACTTCGGATTCTGGTTATGTCGGCTACGCTTGACGGTGAACGGGTATCGGCTCTGCTTGGAGGCGTGCCGGTTGTGAATTGCCCTGGCCGGATATATCCGGTGGAGACGATCTATGCCCCGGCGGCCGCACTGCCTGTGGAGAAGGCGGCTGCGGGGGCAGTTCAGCGGGCGCTGGTAGAACAGCCGGGGGATATTTTGGTTTTTTTGCCGGGGGAACGGGAGATCCGCCGCACCGAAAGTGAGCTGAGGCACAGCAGCTTGGCTTCCGGGGTGGTGATAACCCCGCTCTACGGCCAGCTGCCGCAGGCTGAGCAGGACGCCGCAGTGGCAGCAGCGGTACCTGGCAGACGGAAGGTGGTGCTTGCCACCTCGATTGCCGAGACCAGCCTGACGATCGAAGGCGTCCGGACCGTCATTGACACCGGTCTGCGGCGGACCCAGGTCTTCTCGCCGCGCACCGGCATGCCGAGCCTGACCACCGTCCCGGTGTCACGGGCCTCGGCGGACCAGCGGCAGGGCCGTGCCGGCCGAACGGCTCCGGGCGTGTGCTACCGGCTGTGGAGCCGTGAGGAGCACGGCCGGCTGCCGGAGAACACAGCGCCGGAGATCCTGGAGGCCGACCTGGCCCAGCTCGCGCTGGAGCTGGCGCTCTGGGGCGTGCCGGAGCCGTCCGCGCTGCCATGGCTGGACGCGCCGCCCGCCGCGCCTTACGCGCAGGCGACCGCGCTGCTGCGCCAGCTCGGCGCGCTGGACGCCGGCGGCGCGATCACGCCGCACGGCCGCAGCATGGCCGCGCTCGGCGCGCACCCGCGCATCGCGCACATGCTGCTGCGCGCGGCAGCGCTGGGAGCAGCGCCGCTCGCCTGCCGGCTGGCGGCGCTGCTCCAGGAGCGGGACCTCTTCAAGGGTCCCGCGGCCGCAGACAGCGACATCACGCTCCGCGTGGAGGCGCTGCTGCGGTTTGAGCGCTCCGCCGACGCGGGCGGAGCGGAAGCTGCGGCTCTGCGCGCGGTGGTGCGCGAGAGCCGCAATTACCTGGCGCAGCTGAAGGCAGCGCCGGAGGGGCCGACAGGCAGCAGCGGATGCGGGCTGCTGCTGTCGTTCGCCTACCCCGACCGGATCGGACAGAAACGCGGCGAAGGCGCGTTTCTGCTGTCCGGCGGGCGGGGGGCGGCGCTGCAGCCAGGCCAGCCGCTGGCGCGTTCGGCCTATATCGTGGCCGCCGCCGTGGACGACCGGGCGACGCAGGGCAGAATTCTGCTGGCTGCGGAACTGGCCGAGGAAGAGCTGCTGAAGCACCACGCCGATCGTCTGGCCGAACAGCCTGAGGTCTACTGGGATGCCGGTAGCGGGAGCGTCAAGAAACGGCGGCGGACCCTGCTGGGTGTGCTTGTCCTGAAGGAAACGACTCATGAGCAGCCCACACCGGAGGAGACCGAGACGCTGCTGCTGTCTGTGCTGGCCAGCCAAGGGCTGGAACTGCTGCCCTGGGACAAGCAATCGCAGCAGCTGCGCCAGCGGATGAGCTTCATGCACGCGTGGCAGGCCGATTGGCCGGATGTGTCGGATGAAGCGCTGGGCGCGTCCTTGGAGGCGTGGCTGAAGCCGTATATCCATGGTATGCGCAGTCTGCGTGATCTGAGCCGGGTACCCTTGCCCCGTGCGCTTGAAGGACTGCTGGATTGGAAGCAGCGTCAAGCGCTGGACCAGGAAGCACCTACCCATATCACAGTGCCCAGCGGCACCCGTGTCGCTGTGGATTACAGCAATCCACTGGCGCCCGCGCTTGCAGTAAGGCTCCAGGAAATGTTCGGCCAGCTGGATACGCCTAGGATTGGAGGCGGCAAGGTGCCGATTGTGCTGCATCTGCTGTCTCCGGCCAGACGTCCGGTTCAGGTGACCGCTGATCTGGGGAGCTTCTGGCGATCCACCTATTTTGAGGTCAAAAAAGATCTCAAAGGCCGTTACCCCAAACATTATTGGCCGGATGATCCGCTGCAGGCAGACCCGACCAGCCGTGTGCGTCCGCGCAAATAA
- a CDS encoding general stress protein, with the protein MTKKIVGIFDTEQEATRAIEGLQSQGFHNDEISVVTRDRNELNSISEDTGTMAPEGVATGAATGGVIGGVAGLLAGIGALAIPGIGPILAAGPIAATLTGAAVGAGAGGLVGGLIGLGIPEDEAKEYEGYVDSGKILVLVDDNGRDKEIHDVFRSNRSINASRYDTRYANADADLYNGNKL; encoded by the coding sequence GTGACTAAAAAAATAGTAGGTATTTTCGATACGGAGCAAGAAGCAACCAGAGCAATTGAAGGATTGCAGAGCCAGGGTTTTCACAATGATGAGATCTCTGTAGTGACACGCGACCGTAATGAATTGAACAGCATTTCTGAAGATACTGGCACGATGGCACCCGAGGGAGTGGCTACCGGAGCGGCAACAGGCGGGGTAATTGGCGGGGTTGCTGGACTGCTGGCAGGCATCGGAGCGCTCGCAATACCGGGGATCGGACCTATCCTGGCGGCCGGACCTATCGCAGCTACACTTACAGGTGCGGCAGTAGGCGCAGGTGCAGGCGGTTTGGTAGGCGGCTTGATTGGCCTGGGTATTCCGGAGGATGAAGCCAAGGAATACGAAGGGTATGTGGACAGCGGCAAGATTCTAGTGTTGGTTGATGACAACGGCCGGGACAAGGAAATTCACGATGTGTTCCGCAGCAACCGTTCGATCAACGCATCCAGATATGACACGAGATATGCCAATGCAGATGCGGACCTCTATAACGGAAATAAATTGTAA
- a CDS encoding helix-turn-helix transcriptional regulator, protein MAFMIAQRAFIKVNLITMVEQNRGYGYEMLEEMRRDFKPYGYSPPQSEIYRALHELVQQGILYRTKQLKGNDPKVDFQEIVLYHFTPDGEEKAKLYKKQVKTDLDRCLGILNKAVADNY, encoded by the coding sequence ATGGCATTTATGATCGCCCAGCGGGCGTTTATTAAAGTCAATCTGATTACGATGGTTGAGCAGAACAGAGGATACGGATATGAGATGCTGGAGGAAATGCGGCGGGATTTCAAGCCTTACGGCTATTCTCCTCCCCAGAGTGAAATCTACCGGGCACTGCATGAGCTGGTTCAGCAGGGGATACTATACCGCACCAAGCAGCTTAAAGGGAATGATCCCAAGGTGGATTTCCAGGAAATTGTACTTTATCATTTCACACCGGATGGGGAAGAGAAAGCCAAGCTGTACAAAAAGCAGGTCAAAACCGATTTGGACCGCTGTCTGGGAATTCTTAATAAAGCAGTTGCAGATAATTACTAA
- a CDS encoding DivIVA domain-containing protein, with protein sequence MDEHMKRRLDKQRKLFSQLGITLDALSIHEKEFNTKLRGYDAEEVDTFLDSVIKDYERFYATIADLMDKWQEQQIELRDLKNEPKISPPAAVVRGVNPLELEEIIVNLESTVRQLKDKLPQSEGYL encoded by the coding sequence ATGGACGAACATATGAAACGCCGGTTGGACAAGCAGAGAAAGCTGTTCAGCCAGCTCGGTATTACGCTTGACGCACTATCGATACACGAGAAAGAATTTAATACGAAGCTTCGCGGCTACGATGCGGAAGAAGTAGACACTTTTCTGGACAGCGTAATTAAAGATTATGAACGTTTCTATGCAACGATCGCCGATCTGATGGACAAATGGCAGGAGCAGCAGATCGAGCTGCGTGACCTGAAGAATGAGCCTAAGATTTCGCCGCCTGCAGCGGTGGTAAGAGGTGTGAATCCGCTTGAGCTGGAAGAGATTATAGTGAATCTGGAAAGTACGGTGCGCCAATTGAAGGATAAGCTGCCCCAGAGCGAAGGATATCTTTAA
- a CDS encoding CHASE3 domain-containing protein has translation MEVSLLFDNESRSLKIRGKIALGYLMILVMLGLFLVIVSSRIKDLEQETVFLSDHDMQVHELTYLIEKNVLDMETGQRGYALTGDTEYLDPYNNGLVEWRINYAKLRKLISDNPAQIENLSNIKTNIEKWVTIAGQNVIELKRAGDDEAVNAYFKDDAGKAVIDLIRNQSDYFRDNERKLTSERITELKSGNDKLLITMYVLWSLVALLATIITYVISGSIVNPLRSVIQAIHEIASGGSRSERIVVRTHDEIYDLGSATNSLLDTVQQEQWGSERLSHMSSLLQEVTNLPQLCRTFMNKIAETFEMQYGVIYVLNDLKKYERCYSYAGTRNEEVAMGVNQFAPGEGLIGECARDQRVRVLTELPQDYISINTGLARVAPRYAIIAPVVFENRTLAVLELASLNAWPAYRLELLSELLNMTGVTMNSVMTRVEIQKLYSKSQEKNKELEIQSEELQVQSEELQVQAEELQSYSQELLILNKELKNQKAVAENAAEELEKYNEQLQLSSRYKSEFLANMSHELRTPLNSMLILSQLLNENRNGTLTDEEQTYTSVIYSSGTDLLNLINDILDLSKVEAGKILVEVDAVNLTELPALLRGYFDKTAEQENLTFTIEISAEVPELFYTDEMRLHQILRNLLSNAFKFTEQGSVQLTLTRLEAVQLNAYTSAEPVLAFAVKDSGVGVSVKNQELIFEAFRQADGSTTRKYGGTGLGLSISLQLAQLLGGHVELDSIAGSGSTFTLYLPCREQEPEEEPEAAETEALLAEPVQEESIPAQPAVGGSRQTDMEFQQLQGKTVLIVDDDERNIYALQRGLAPYEMNILSAHSGYECLQIIREQPDVDIVLLDIMMPNLDGYDTLSIIRDELGLPKLPIIAISAKTMKEEREKCLNAGANDFMSKPVDIKDVVSRMYLWLAVNPSLTDF, from the coding sequence ATGGAGGTTAGTCTGTTGTTCGACAATGAATCCAGGAGCCTGAAGATTCGCGGCAAGATCGCTCTGGGATACCTTATGATTCTGGTCATGCTTGGCCTGTTCCTGGTCATTGTATCGAGCAGAATTAAGGATCTGGAGCAGGAGACCGTCTTCTTGAGTGACCATGATATGCAGGTTCATGAGCTTACATATCTGATTGAGAAAAATGTGCTGGATATGGAAACCGGACAGCGGGGATATGCCTTAACAGGGGATACGGAGTATCTGGACCCTTACAATAACGGACTGGTGGAATGGCGGATTAATTATGCCAAGCTGCGTAAGCTGATCTCTGATAATCCGGCCCAGATTGAGAATTTATCCAATATCAAAACAAACATTGAGAAATGGGTGACAATTGCCGGTCAAAATGTCATTGAGCTGAAACGGGCCGGCGATGATGAAGCCGTCAATGCGTATTTCAAAGATGATGCAGGCAAGGCCGTGATAGATCTGATCCGCAATCAGTCCGATTATTTCCGTGACAATGAACGCAAGCTGACTTCAGAGCGGATCACAGAGCTGAAGTCAGGTAACGACAAGCTCCTGATTACAATGTACGTGCTCTGGAGTCTGGTTGCACTGCTGGCGACGATTATTACCTATGTGATTTCAGGCAGTATAGTAAATCCGCTGCGCAGTGTTATTCAAGCGATCCATGAGATTGCCAGCGGAGGGAGTCGGTCTGAGCGAATCGTGGTCCGTACCCATGATGAGATTTACGATCTGGGAAGTGCGACCAACAGTTTGCTGGATACGGTTCAACAGGAGCAATGGGGCAGCGAGCGGTTGAGCCATATGTCCTCGCTATTGCAGGAGGTCACCAATCTTCCGCAGCTCTGCCGAACCTTTATGAACAAAATAGCGGAAACCTTCGAGATGCAGTATGGCGTGATCTATGTACTGAACGACCTGAAGAAATATGAACGCTGTTATTCATATGCAGGCACCAGAAATGAGGAAGTCGCAATGGGTGTGAATCAGTTTGCACCCGGTGAAGGCCTGATTGGGGAATGTGCAAGGGATCAGCGGGTACGTGTTCTAACCGAGCTGCCACAGGATTATATCAGTATCAATACCGGGCTGGCACGTGTTGCCCCACGTTATGCGATCATTGCCCCTGTGGTATTCGAGAACAGGACGCTGGCCGTTCTTGAGCTGGCCTCCTTAAATGCCTGGCCCGCTTATCGTTTGGAATTGCTGTCCGAGCTGCTGAACATGACAGGGGTAACGATGAATTCGGTGATGACCCGGGTGGAGATTCAGAAGCTGTACAGCAAGTCACAGGAGAAGAATAAAGAACTGGAGATTCAGTCTGAGGAATTGCAGGTGCAGTCTGAAGAATTGCAGGTTCAGGCCGAAGAGCTGCAAAGCTATTCCCAGGAACTTCTTATTCTGAACAAGGAACTGAAGAATCAGAAGGCGGTAGCAGAGAATGCAGCGGAAGAGCTGGAGAAATACAATGAGCAGCTGCAACTGAGCTCAAGGTACAAATCGGAGTTTCTGGCCAATATGTCCCATGAGCTGCGTACTCCGCTGAACAGCATGCTGATCCTGTCACAACTGCTAAACGAGAATCGAAATGGAACCCTGACCGACGAGGAGCAGACCTATACTTCCGTGATTTATTCTTCAGGAACAGACCTGCTTAATCTGATCAATGATATTCTTGATCTGTCGAAGGTGGAAGCCGGGAAGATACTGGTGGAGGTCGACGCCGTCAATCTTACTGAATTGCCTGCTCTGCTGCGTGGTTATTTCGACAAGACCGCAGAGCAGGAGAACCTTACCTTTACGATTGAAATAAGTGCAGAGGTGCCGGAACTGTTCTATACAGATGAGATGCGCTTGCATCAGATCCTGCGCAATCTGTTATCCAATGCCTTCAAGTTCACAGAACAAGGCAGTGTCCAGCTAACTTTGACGAGATTGGAAGCGGTTCAGCTCAATGCTTATACTTCAGCTGAACCTGTTCTTGCCTTTGCGGTTAAGGACAGCGGTGTTGGAGTCTCTGTGAAGAACCAGGAGCTGATCTTTGAAGCCTTCCGTCAAGCCGACGGCTCTACAACTCGCAAGTACGGCGGTACCGGGTTAGGTCTATCTATATCGCTCCAGCTGGCCCAATTGCTTGGAGGCCATGTTGAACTCGACAGCATCGCAGGCTCCGGCAGTACCTTCACTTTGTATCTTCCTTGCCGGGAGCAAGAGCCGGAAGAAGAGCCGGAAGCGGCGGAGACGGAGGCTCTCTTGGCAGAGCCGGTGCAAGAAGAGAGTATTCCTGCCCAACCAGCAGTTGGCGGCAGCAGGCAGACAGATATGGAGTTTCAACAGCTGCAAGGCAAAACGGTGCTGATCGTTGATGATGATGAACGTAACATTTATGCGCTTCAGCGGGGACTTGCCCCTTATGAGATGAATATTCTAAGCGCGCATAGCGGCTACGAATGCTTGCAGATCATCAGAGAGCAGCCGGACGTGGACATTGTTTTGCTGGACATCATGATGCCCAATCTGGATGGGTATGATACCTTGTCCATCATCCGTGATGAGCTTGGACTTCCGAAGCTGCCGATCATTGCAATTTCTGCCAAGACCATGAAGGAAGAACGGGAGAAATGCCTGAATGCAGGTGCCAATGATTTCATGAGCAAGCCGGTCGATATTAAAGATGTGGTATCCCGGATGTACCTCTGGCTGGCGGTTAACCCTTCCTTAACGGACTTTTAG
- a CDS encoding CAT RNA binding domain-containing protein, giving the protein MSRGSGQYQVQRVIGSNVVMVQGDRNGKEYVIIGKGIGFAVKGTGIIEVDDPRIEKINKLI; this is encoded by the coding sequence TTGTCACGGGGAAGCGGGCAATATCAGGTACAACGGGTTATTGGAAGCAACGTTGTTATGGTTCAAGGAGACCGGAATGGCAAGGAATATGTGATTATCGGCAAAGGCATCGGTTTCGCGGTGAAGGGCACTGGCATCATTGAAGTGGACGACCCGCGGATTGAGAAGATCAATAAGTTAATCTAA
- a CDS encoding sigma-70 family RNA polymerase sigma factor, whose translation MEFPEEDHFRSVFYEHYPIVKRKLTALVRDETAADDLAQEVFLRLYRNPPDEPGALGGWLHRVLTRIGYDYLEKKGRERKLQTKQELFYDTQNSPPSGEDALLSKLDQEDVRLWLNELPERDRNALLLRYSGYSYAEIAGELGVKPPMVGTLLHRATQKLRHHAVQTLPRME comes from the coding sequence ATGGAATTTCCAGAAGAAGACCACTTTCGTTCCGTATTTTATGAACATTATCCTATAGTGAAACGCAAGCTCACCGCACTGGTCCGTGATGAAACGGCAGCCGATGATCTCGCGCAGGAGGTATTCCTGAGGTTGTACCGTAATCCGCCGGATGAGCCGGGTGCGCTGGGGGGCTGGCTGCACAGAGTGCTGACCCGGATCGGATATGATTATTTGGAGAAAAAGGGAAGAGAACGCAAGCTGCAAACGAAGCAAGAATTGTTCTACGATACCCAAAACTCCCCGCCAAGCGGGGAAGATGCCCTCTTAAGCAAGCTGGATCAGGAGGATGTCCGCCTATGGCTGAACGAGCTGCCTGAACGGGACCGGAACGCACTGCTGCTCCGGTACTCCGGCTACAGCTATGCGGAGATTGCGGGAGAGCTTGGCGTGAAGCCGCCGATGGTGGGTACCCTGCTGCACCGGGCGACCCAGAAGCTGCGCCATCATGCGGTGCAGACCTTGCCCCGGATGGAATAA
- a CDS encoding ABC transporter ATP-binding protein, giving the protein MSTPAIEAVSLTKEYDNGRGCRNVTITVGKGEAFGFLGPNGAGKSTFVKMLVGLIHPTAGSATLFGHKIGTLEAKGQMGYLPELYRYQEWLTGEEVVRLHARLCRIERSVADKRIPELLQEVGIGQRGKDRVKHYSKGMQQRLGLACALVNDPAILFLDEPSSAMDPIGRKEVRSLLEKLKGRGITIFLNSHLLGDVESLCDRMALLNNGEILRHGKVNEILNKRKSWLFKVGGYSPVLLSWLNEFTGLFLKLAQPNDISGQHVQDESIVWLEAELEHEEQVGWITRLLMEQGMILYEVSRQKEHLEEWFMNEVSGLNHRGEAE; this is encoded by the coding sequence ATGAGCACTCCGGCCATCGAAGCCGTCTCCTTAACCAAGGAATATGACAACGGGCGCGGCTGCCGGAATGTAACCATTACTGTAGGGAAAGGGGAAGCCTTCGGCTTCCTCGGCCCCAATGGTGCCGGCAAAAGTACCTTTGTCAAAATGCTTGTGGGTCTGATTCACCCCACCGCTGGCAGCGCAACATTGTTTGGGCACAAGATCGGAACCCTTGAAGCCAAGGGTCAAATGGGTTATCTGCCAGAGCTGTACCGATATCAGGAATGGCTGACTGGTGAGGAAGTGGTCCGACTGCACGCCCGGCTATGCCGGATAGAACGTTCTGTAGCTGATAAGCGAATACCTGAACTGCTTCAAGAGGTTGGAATCGGCCAACGCGGTAAAGACCGGGTCAAGCATTATTCCAAAGGAATGCAGCAGCGTCTGGGTCTGGCTTGTGCGCTGGTGAATGATCCGGCCATCCTGTTTCTGGACGAACCCTCCTCGGCGATGGACCCGATCGGCCGCAAGGAAGTGCGCAGTTTGCTTGAGAAGCTGAAGGGGCGAGGGATCACGATCTTTCTGAATTCACATCTGCTGGGCGATGTGGAATCGCTGTGTGACCGGATGGCCTTGCTGAACAATGGTGAAATCCTTCGTCATGGCAAGGTAAATGAGATTCTGAACAAGCGAAAGAGCTGGCTTTTTAAAGTCGGTGGCTATTCGCCTGTTCTGCTGTCCTGGCTTAATGAATTTACGGGCTTGTTCCTGAAGCTGGCACAGCCGAACGACATCTCAGGGCAGCATGTGCAGGATGAAAGCATAGTTTGGCTGGAGGCCGAGCTGGAACACGAAGAGCAGGTGGGCTGGATTACCCGTCTGCTTATGGAACAGGGAATGATCCTCTATGAGGTGTCGCGACAGAAAGAACATTTGGAGGAATGGTTCATGAACGAAGTATCCGGACTGAACCACAGGGGTGAAGCAGAATGA
- a CDS encoding ABC transporter permease: MRTVWGMTWKELLRKRVMMLTLLMTLVFLVVFWFVTSTIGASGGPSSNLSGGEALIYRFTNGAFMLTLGYFFGAFVIAFLAIFSSFSAIAGEAEQGVMQAMLPRPIPRWKWYAGRWLGYVTLGMGYALFLFAAILIVTQFHAAIPRDPVVLLQSFLLFSSVVPLLITVSMLGSTLFSGLGNGVFMTMLYGASWLGGMVDKVSSSLPLEEEGLRTLNNMTGFMSLLMPVDGLQRRMLSELLSIKELGGVANLNFSMNMFFDFKTVPSNSFIIYTVCYTIVAFLIGVLRFQRKDL; this comes from the coding sequence ATGAGGACTGTATGGGGAATGACCTGGAAAGAGCTGCTGCGTAAACGGGTGATGATGTTGACTCTGCTGATGACTTTAGTGTTTCTGGTCGTTTTTTGGTTTGTGACGTCAACTATTGGAGCAAGCGGGGGACCTAGCAGCAATTTATCAGGTGGAGAAGCACTGATCTATCGATTTACGAACGGCGCCTTTATGCTGACATTGGGGTACTTTTTTGGTGCATTTGTGATTGCTTTTCTTGCAATATTCAGCTCGTTCTCGGCGATAGCCGGTGAGGCAGAGCAGGGGGTGATGCAGGCGATGCTGCCACGACCGATTCCGCGCTGGAAGTGGTATGCCGGACGCTGGCTAGGTTATGTAACCTTGGGTATGGGGTATGCTTTATTCTTATTCGCGGCCATTCTAATCGTTACACAGTTCCACGCTGCAATACCCAGAGACCCAGTAGTTTTGCTGCAGAGCTTCCTGCTCTTCTCTTCCGTGGTTCCGCTATTAATTACCGTGTCCATGCTGGGCTCTACGCTATTCTCGGGATTGGGGAACGGGGTGTTCATGACCATGCTGTATGGAGCAAGCTGGCTGGGCGGTATGGTGGATAAAGTAAGCAGTTCACTCCCGCTAGAGGAGGAAGGCCTGCGTACCTTGAACAATATGACCGGATTCATGTCCCTGCTGATGCCTGTAGATGGTCTTCAGCGGCGTATGCTCTCAGAACTCTTAAGCATTAAAGAGCTGGGTGGGGTAGCCAATTTAAACTTCAGCATGAATATGTTTTTCGACTTTAAGACGGTTCCCAGCAATAGTTTCATCATATATACCGTGTGCTATACAATTGTCGCATTTCTAATCGGTGTTCTGCGGTTCCAGCGTAAAGATCTGTAA
- a CDS encoding winged helix-turn-helix transcriptional regulator, translating into MEGFEMCPRFEKAVDLLSKRWVALIVFVLMPQPRRFGEIESCLSNLSGKVLSDRLKEMESEGIIQRTVYPEMPVRIEYSLTAKGIALAPILGEIGNWSTDWIELAEQR; encoded by the coding sequence ATGGAAGGTTTTGAAATGTGTCCCCGGTTTGAGAAAGCCGTCGATCTGCTAAGCAAACGCTGGGTTGCCCTGATCGTATTTGTGCTGATGCCGCAGCCGCGCCGTTTCGGCGAAATCGAGAGCTGCCTGTCCAATCTCAGTGGCAAGGTGCTGTCAGACCGTCTGAAGGAGATGGAAAGTGAAGGTATTATTCAACGGACCGTTTATCCTGAAATGCCGGTACGGATTGAATACTCGCTTACGGCCAAAGGAATCGCGCTTGCCCCCATCCTTGGGGAGATTGGTAATTGGTCAACCGATTGGATCGAGCTTGCCGAACAGCGCTGA
- a CDS encoding GTP cyclohydrolase II: MIKPNILAILQNKIKTITQNDSTNILVGPITLPVNLDGETVVFKWYSWLKTTDEELLLNERGQATETLISRLSSMNLAEGQQSSVLVYGDFDSSEEALIRMHSICHTGDIFGSKRCDCGFQLHQSMKMIVDNGSGALFYLANHEGRGIGLFSKAMAYILQEEGYDTVEANLELGFADDVRSYEDAIGVLQHLRQKPVTLITNNPKKMEALRSSGMNTVKRVPLWGDVSSFNEKYLRTKVARSGHLEAIKDTGLLDQTRIV; the protein is encoded by the coding sequence ATGATTAAACCTAATATTCTGGCAATCCTACAAAATAAAATTAAAACCATTACCCAAAATGACTCCACCAATATACTTGTCGGACCGATAACTCTCCCTGTGAATCTGGATGGAGAAACGGTGGTCTTCAAATGGTACAGCTGGCTGAAGACCACTGATGAAGAGCTGCTGTTAAATGAACGCGGACAAGCTACAGAAACGCTGATCTCGCGGTTGTCCTCGATGAATCTTGCTGAAGGGCAGCAGTCGAGTGTCCTGGTGTACGGAGACTTTGACAGCTCAGAGGAAGCACTGATTCGGATGCACAGTATCTGCCATACGGGCGATATCTTCGGCAGCAAACGCTGTGACTGCGGCTTCCAGCTGCATCAATCGATGAAGATGATCGTGGATAACGGTTCAGGCGCCTTATTCTATCTGGCTAATCATGAAGGCCGAGGCATTGGACTGTTCAGCAAGGCGATGGCTTATATTCTACAGGAAGAAGGATATGATACTGTGGAAGCCAATCTGGAGCTGGGCTTCGCCGATGATGTCCGCAGCTATGAAGATGCCATTGGTGTGCTGCAGCATTTGCGCCAGAAGCCGGTTACGCTGATTACGAATAATCCGAAGAAGATGGAAGCTCTGAGATCATCAGGCATGAATACGGTCAAAAGAGTGCCGCTATGGGGTGACGTGTCTTCGTTTAATGAGAAATACTTACGCACGAAAGTCGCCCGTTCCGGGCATTTGGAGGCCATCAAGGACACGGGACTGCTGGATCAGACACGGATTGTCTGA